CAATCTCGTGAAGCACGTGCGGAATGTGCTCGGCGCCCGCGCACCAGACCGTCAGTTCGCCCTGTCTGACCAGGCAGGCGGTTTCGGGAAGCGCCTTGATTTCAGCCTCCAGCAGGGCAGCCGCACGTGGCGGCGCAATGGCCGCCGGCACAGGTTGCGGGCGTTGCAATGACGGCATCGGGAGTTTCGGAAAGCTTTTTGGAAAGCGCAGTGGAGCGGCCAGCGCCCGTGGCAGCCGTGAGGCCGGTTCCGTACGCGAAGCCAGCAGGTAGGTGCGCTGCCGCAGGTGCTCGGTCAGGGCTTCATCATCCAGGAGCTTGAGCTTCGACCAGGGAATCGGGTGCCCGATGCGCACTTCAATCTCCCGATTCCGCTTGTTGAGAAACTCATAGGGCAGCATGGCCGTGCGCAGGCGTGGATGAACAAAGCCGGCCATCTGGAAGAGCGCGCCATTTCTGCCGTCAAAATACACCGGCACAACGGTTGCCTTGCTGGCGCGTACCAGCCGCGCCAGCGTGGGTTTCCAGGCCGGATCGGTAACGACGCGCTTGCCGGCCTGCCAGTGGGCCACCTCACCGGCCGGGAACAGTCCAATCGCACCACCCTGGGCAAGGAAGCGGAGTGCCGCCCGGAGAGGGCGGAGATTGGCCTGTGGCGAGTTTGGACGCTCAAACGGGTCAACGAGAATGAAGTAGTCGTGCGCTTCAGGAATGCATCCGAGCAGGTAGTTCGCCATCACTTTGGCGTCAGGTCGCACTGAGCGGAGCAGGGAAGTCAGGATGATGCCTTCAATGCCCCCGAAGGGATGGTTGGCCACCACAATGACCGGCCCTGCAGCCGGCAGCCGCGCCACATCGCTTTCCAGCACGTGATAGCGGACGTTGAGCGCCGCCAGAACCGCCTCAAAAAAGGCATGCCCATCGCTGCCCGTGGCAGCCAGGGCTTCCTGGTAAAGCTCATCGAGTTGGTGAAACAGAAGCCAGCGTTCGAGCAGACTTTTGATGGGGGCAAACATCCGTTGCCGCAGCGGATCACGAAACGGCGTCGGAAGTTGAAAGATGCGACCGGACATAGGCGTGCGCAAAGCTCCTTTGGCAGGGCGGATGGCATCGCTTATCCGCAGTCTGTAACACTGCTATGAACACTGTTCGTCCGGGATGTTGCCGGGCCAGGTCAGGCGAAAAAGTCCTTCACCGCCTGGATGACGTAGTCCTGCTGCTCAGCCGTCAGTTCAGCGTACATCGGAAGCGACAGAATCTCATCCGAAAGCCGTTCGGTGATGGGAAATGCCCCGCGACCGTAACCCAGGTCGGCATACGCCGCCTGCAGGTGCATCGGTACGGGATAGTGGATGACCGTCGCAATGCCGCGCTGGTTGAGGTGTGTCTGGAGGGCGTCGCGCCGTTGCGTACGGATGACGTAGAGGTGAAAGACGTGATCGCCGGTGACAACACGCGGAAGCTGCAAGTCTCCCACGCCTTCGAGCGCGTGCGTGTAGGCGGCCGCATGCGCCGCCCGGCGGGCATTCCAGGTATCGAGATGCCGGAGTTTCACGCCAAGTACGGCGGCTTGCAGCGTGTCGAGCCGCAGGTTGTATCCTTTGACGACGTGCTTGTACTTGACCTCCTGCCCGTAGTTGCGCAGGAAGCGGACTTTCTCAGCCAGTCCGGTGTCGTTGGTGACGAGTCCGCCGGCATCACCGTACGCGCCCAGATTCTTGCCGGGATAAAAACTGAAGCAGCCGGCATCGCCGAACGTGCCAACCCGCTGCCCCCGGTAGCGTGCGCCATGCGCCTGGGAAGCATCCTCGATGACGCGCAGATTGTGCTGCCGGGCAATGTCGAGAATGGGGGCCATATCGGCTGGTTGCCCGTAGAGGTGAACCGGCATGATGGCTTTCGTGCGGGGGGTGATGGCGGCTTCGATACGTGCCGGGTCAAGGTTGAAACTGGCTTCATCCACTTCGACGAGCACCGGACGCGCCCCAACGGCCGATACGGCCAGCGCCGAAGCAATGAAGGTGTGCGCCGGCACGATGACTTCATCCCCCGGGCCGATACCAAAGGCTTCCAGCGCAAGCTTGAGCGCATCCAGTCCGCTGGCCACCCCGACACAGTGCCGGGCGCCGACGTAATCGGCAAAGGCCTGCTCAAAATCACTCACTTCCTTGCCCAGAATGAAGTTGCACTGCCGCATGACGGTCAGTACGGCCGTGTCGAGTTCGTCTTTGAGCGACTGGTACTGCGCCTGTAGGTCAACGAAGGGAATCTGCATGCCCCGCCCCTTTCTGCTTTGCGGTTACTTTTTCAAACCCAGCCCCAGGTAAATGATGGGGCGAAGAATGCTCCACCAGCCGGTAAACGGCTTCATTTTGGTGTAGCCCAGTTCTTTTGGGGGATAAATCTTGGTGACGGGCACCTCTTTGAACCGGTAGCCCAGCCGGATGGCCTTGAACATGATGTAAGGCTCCAGCTCGTACTTGTCGAGCCAGTCCTGGTCAATGTCTATGCGCGGATCGTCAAAAAGCGAAAGGCGGATGGCGCGAAAGCCGTTGGTGCTGTCGGTGACGCGCCGCCGTGCGGCCAGCGAAAACAGCAGCGGGTGGACGAAGCGCGTCGCCAGTTGGCGATACAGCGGCATGTTGCCGAAGTCGCCACCCGGCAGATAGCGTGACCCCTGCACAAAGTCATACCCTTCGTTGACAATCGGCTCGACCAGCCGGGGGATTTCGGCCGGGCGGTCCTTGTCGTTTCCGGCCAGAATGACGATGACATCGTAGCCCTGTTCGCGGGCGTAGCGAATCGCCGTGCGGATGGCGGCTCCGGCACCCGACTGCCGCTCATGACGCAGATGAATCGCGCCCTTTTCACAGATGACCTGGGGCGTGCCGTCCGTCGAGGCATCATCCACAACGGCAATGGCATCCACGACATTCGGTGGAAAGCGGTCCAGGACGCGCCCGATTTTCTTTTCCTCGTTGAAGGCAATCGGTACGGCCAGCACCTTCAACATCCTCTGTGGTGCGTCAGACGATGCGGATGATGCCGCCTGGTGTTTGGCGGTATTGGTCGCCACATTCACGGCAGGTCGTTTCCTCTCCCTCAAAGGTCAAACGTGCGGCGCAGCGGCAGACCCAGCCGCGGACGGCGGCCGGATTGCCGAAACAGAGTGCGTGGGCCGGGATGTCTTTCGTGACCACGGAGCCGGCCCCGACCAGGGCGTATTCGCCAATCCGTACCCGGCAGACAATCGTGGCATTGGCGCCAATCGTCGCCCCGCGCTCGATGTAGGTTGGATGACAGACCCAATCGGGCTTGCGGCTGCGTGGCAGCAGATCATTGGTCAGGGCCACGTTGGGGCCCAGGAACACGTCGTCGCCGAGATGAACCCCTTCCCACACGGCGACGCCGTTTTTGATCGTGACGCGGTTGCCGACCACGGCGCCCGACTCGATGTAGCAGTGATCGCCAATGTTGCAGTCTTCGCCAATGATGGCGCCGGGAAGCACGTGGACGAAGGCCCAGATGCGCGTCCCGCGTCCGATATGTTCGCTTTCGACCAGCGCCGTCGGGTGTTTGCGGTAGGGCAGGGCTTCGGTCATGTCGGTCATGCCGGCGATACCAGACTCGTCAAGTGTCGGACAATGCTACGCCAACGGTCTCTCACCTGCCAAGCCGGTCACGGGACGGTCACGGTTTGTCCGGCCCTGTGACGAAACCGCCGGACAGTCCCCGCTGTGGGTCACGCAGCCGAAAACCTGTTTTGTGGTAGGGCGGCGAGCACGGGAGCGGCAGGTCCCAGCAGATGGCGTGGGGGACAGTCACTTCAATGCCGTTGATAAGTTGCCGCTTCACCGTCGTGTCAGCCACCGGTGGCTCACTTTCCAGATACTCGATGCGGCGGACACGCGGCGGCCATATCCATCCGGGCGCGTGGTCAGGTGTGTTGGAGACCTTCCCGGCAGCAATAGCCCGTTGGATGAGGCACTCCGTCTTGGATGAGATCAGGGATAGTCCTGTGAGGGCCGCCGTCAGGAAGCCAGCGAGGATGAAAATACCGACGTGCCCCGTGTGTTTCCACTGCATTCTGGTTGTACCAAGCTGCCAGCGCGCGGCAAGGCGCGGAACGAAGTCAGCAAGTCCAAGACTGATGGCAATGACCGGGTAGCCCAGCAGAAAGCGCAGTGATGGCGCAGCGGCCATGACGTAGAGTGTGCCTGCCGTTGACAGTACCAATGCCCACCGGAAGGCAGGTGTCCACTGCCGCCAGTGTCGCCAGCCCCAAACAAGAACGCCAAGCTGTATCAGCAGCAGCCCGGTTGCCAGCCGTTCGTGGGCAAGCCAGTGCGGAAGCCACCGGAGCGGGTAATCCGGGCCCGGCGGAACAGGCTGCCCTGACCACTGCGCAAACACCCGAATGGCATTGGTCGTAAAGACCGGGTTTTCATACTGCCAGGGCAATCCCAATCCAAAGGCCCGTGAAGGGAAAAAGGGGTAGCCGGACATCGCAACGCGCGCCACGACGCCGGGGGCAAGCAACAGGCTGCCAAGCAGACCGGCCCGCAGAAGGTATCCAGGTTGCCGGCTGGCGGCAAAAACAAAGCATCCGCCGATGATGACCACCGGCAGGGCATTGAGTTTGACACCGGCCAAACCAAGCGCCATCAGCCAGACCAGAAGACGTGCATTGCCGGCGTCCTGAGTGGATGCCGGTGTTGTCGTGAGAAAAAACATCCAAGCTACGATGATCACGCCGAAAATCACCGGAATATCCGGTGACGGCGAAACGATGATGGCTCCCAGAAAGCGTGCCGCCAACAGCCACGTCAGCCCGGAGGCTATCAGTAAAAACCAATCGGCAGGTTGTTCTGTCCGTCGCCAGATGCGGCTGCCGGCGAGTAAGAGATGCAGGGTCAGCAGGGCATAAGCAACGCTGTTGGCAACGTTGTAGGCGCGTCCCGCCAACGGCCCGGCATTGAACGGCGCTGCCAGCGCAAACCAAGTCGAACCGTAACCAAGCGTCAAGTTGAGCAAGGCCAGGCCGGGAACCGTACCGTAGTGTGACAGCCATTCAATGCTCCCGATGTGATAAACGCCGGCATCAATGATGAAACTGGGACGATTGAAAAACGCCCCGTTGCTGACCGCAATGGCTGCCAGGGCCACAATCCACGCTGGTTGTCGCCGAAGCCGTTGATATATTTCCAGCCACCGTAGGTGCACCCGGCCTGTCGTCAGTGCCGGAAGACAGAGCACAAGTGCCAGCAGCGCCCCGGAAAGAGGCGTAAGCGGCATCAGCAACGACAGCGCCAGCAAGGCATTGCCAAGAGTCAACAGCCCAATCCAGATGGCGGCCAACCAGTAATCCCCAAGGCGGTATGCGGGAGACAGCGCCCGTGACACATACCCGACGCTGACCCCGACGAGGTAGCTGGTCAGGGCGAGAAGGCCAAAGGCAAAGGCGAAAAACAGCATAAGGTGCGCTTGAACCAGACCGTGACGTTATGGCAGGCGCTCAAAGCGGTTGCCGGACCAACCGAGCCGGTAGCGTTCCCGTCCCGCGCCATCTTTGACCACAACCGTCGTCCCATAGCGCGGTAGTTCATACACGTGGCAGTCCGCCGCCTCGAAATCCTCACAGCGGCGATAGTCAGGGATGAGGTTCCGGGTCACGTCCACGAAGCCGGCCGGTTGCTCGTCCAGCAGCCAGCACTCTGAACCCATTTCGTAGTCGGCGGTGACCGCGATCAGGTACGTCCCATCGCTCCGGCGGAACTTGGCCACCGTGACCGTCGGCCGTGCGCCGTCGCCGGCAATTTCCAGATAGCCGTTGCGCTCGTCGCGGACGATGACATGCTCCGGGCGCAGCAGCGCCCGCCGGCGCGCGCGCGGTATGCCGGGCAGATAGCTGTCGGGAATGGCCAGAAAATACTCGTCCAGGGTGCGCCCCCGGCTGGGGCGCGAAGCGCGGTTTTTCAGTGCGGCTTTCTGTTCGGCAGTGTCCTGCCCGGCAACGTCCGGCGACCACAGCCAGACACCCAGCAACAACCCTACCCCGGTGACAAACCAGGGCGGGAACCTTTCCGTCATCCAAAACATAACCAGTCCTCTCGCACAGCTTGCCCAACCGGAAACCGTGAGGCGATGATAGATGATTCGGGTTGGAAAACGTTCAATACCTGCAAGGAGATTGACAGCCTTTGATGCACTCTGCCAAGCCCTGGACGGCCCTGTTCCAGCCGGTTCGATGGATGGCCGTCCTGTTCCTGTCGTTTCTGGCGATAACCTGGCCCGGCGCAGCCCAGCAGCCGCGCCTTGGTGAACAAGGTTCGCCCAAAACCTATCCGCCGCCCAGACTCAACCCGCGTGAAACACACCTTGCCAACCTGCGCCAACTCACCTTCGGCGGCGAAAACGCCGAAGCCTACTTTTCCTTCGATGGCAAACAGCTTGTCTTTCAGTCCACCCGCGACGGCCGCGCCTGCGACCAGATTTACGTGATGGACGCGACCGGCGCACGCCAGCGGATGGTCAGCACCGGTCTTGGGCGTACGACCTGCGCCTATTTTCTCCGCGACGGCCGGCATATCATCTATTCCTCCACACATTTGGCCCAGCGCGAGTGTCCGCCCCGGCCCGACTTCTCGCGCGGCTACGTATGGGCGCTCTACCCAGGCTACGACATTTTCAAGGCCAGCCTGGACGGGAAGCGTCTGGTACGTCTGACCGACGCGCCCGGCTACGACGCCGAAGCCACTGTGTCACCTGACGGTAAGCACATCGTGTTTACTTCTGACCGCTCCGGCGATCTGGAGCTGTACATCATGGACACCGACGGCAAAAACCTCCGGCAGTTGACCCATACGCCCGGCTACGACGGCGGCGCGTTCTTTTCGCACGACGGGAAGCAGATCGTCTGGCGGGCCAGCCGGCCCGAAGGCGCAGAACTGGAGGAATACCGGGCGCTGCTCAGGGAGCATCTCATCCGTCCTTCCCGGCTCGATATTTACGTCATGAATGTGGACGGCTCGAACGTGCGCCGCCTGACCAACAACGGCAAGGCCAACTTTGCCCCGTTCTTTACGCCGGATGACCGGAAGGTGATCTTCTCGTCGAACATGGATGATCCGCAGGGACGCAACTTCGAGCTGTATCTCATCAACCTGGATGGCACCGGGCTGGAGCGCGTCACCTACGAGGAGACCTTCGACGGCTTTCCGATGTTTTCACCCGACGGGAAAAAACTGGTCTTTGCCTCGAACCGCAACGGACGGGCACGCGGCGAGACCAACATCTTCATGGCTGACTGGATTCCATAAGCCGGCCGGCCCACCACCCGGCCCGCCACCTCACAACAGCCGGGCGGCCAGGGCATCGAGGGAAGCCTGGAGGCGCGATACGTCGCGGTCCGATCTGAATGCCGGTGCACGCGGCGGCGCCGGGCGGTGGGCTGGTACTGAAAGCGGGATGCGTCGCCCCGGCCGAACCATCTGAATGCCGTGGTGGGCAAACAGGGAAGCGTATTCGTCGAAGTGTTCCGCCAGATGCGCCATGGCTGTGTCACAACCATGCTTGGCCATAGGGACACGCGCTTCGTAGTCCATGATGTTGTGGAAAAACATCCGGTAATCGTCCATCCGTGGCTCGATGAGGATGATGTCCACATCCGGGTGCAGGCGTTTGTAGCGTTCCAGCCCCAGCTCGATGCGCGAGTGCAGCAAGACCCGCAGCATCTGCCACGCAATGTAGCCAAAGCCTTTTTCCCGCAAATAGCGCCCCTTACCCTCGAACAACGGGACGGCTTCCCGCTCGATGTCGTTCCGCAGGGGAACAACGGGGTTGATGCAGACGATGAGTTTCGCCCCCTTGGCAATGGCAATGTCGGCGTGCAGTGTTTTGCGCATGGCGCCATCCACGTAGTCGCGCCGTCCGATCCGCACCGGGCGGTAAAACAACGGGATGGCCGTCGAAGCCTGGACGGCTTTCGAGATGGGCACGTGATCGTGGCCTTCGTCGCCAAAAACGATGCGGTCGCCGGTGTCGAGTTCCGTGGCGATGACGTAAAGCCGACGCCGCAGTTGGCGAAAGTCATTCGTGCGTCCCAGCCGGTGAAGACTGTGCCGCAGATAGCTTTCCACCCGGTCGTTGACAAAGATTCCCGAAGGCAGCACTTCGTCAAAGACACTCACGTAGGGATTGCCACCGGCCACCTTGCGCAGCTTTTTGAAAGCGTTGAGCGCCAGC
This window of the Chloracidobacterium sp. N genome carries:
- a CDS encoding glycosyltransferase family 2 protein is translated as MLKVLAVPIAFNEEKKIGRVLDRFPPNVVDAIAVVDDASTDGTPQVICEKGAIHLRHERQSGAGAAIRTAIRYAREQGYDVIVILAGNDKDRPAEIPRLVEPIVNEGYDFVQGSRYLPGGDFGNMPLYRQLATRFVHPLLFSLAARRRVTDSTNGFRAIRLSLFDDPRIDIDQDWLDKYELEPYIMFKAIRLGYRFKEVPVTKIYPPKELGYTKMKPFTGWWSILRPIIYLGLGLKK
- a CDS encoding LIC_10190 family membrane protein; amino-acid sequence: MLFFAFAFGLLALTSYLVGVSVGYVSRALSPAYRLGDYWLAAIWIGLLTLGNALLALSLLMPLTPLSGALLALVLCLPALTTGRVHLRWLEIYQRLRRQPAWIVALAAIAVSNGAFFNRPSFIIDAGVYHIGSIEWLSHYGTVPGLALLNLTLGYGSTWFALAAPFNAGPLAGRAYNVANSVAYALLTLHLLLAGSRIWRRTEQPADWFLLIASGLTWLLAARFLGAIIVSPSPDIPVIFGVIIVAWMFFLTTTPASTQDAGNARLLVWLMALGLAGVKLNALPVVIIGGCFVFAASRQPGYLLRAGLLGSLLLAPGVVARVAMSGYPFFPSRAFGLGLPWQYENPVFTTNAIRVFAQWSGQPVPPGPDYPLRWLPHWLAHERLATGLLLIQLGVLVWGWRHWRQWTPAFRWALVLSTAGTLYVMAAAPSLRFLLGYPVIAISLGLADFVPRLAARWQLGTTRMQWKHTGHVGIFILAGFLTAALTGLSLISSKTECLIQRAIAAGKVSNTPDHAPGWIWPPRVRRIEYLESEPPVADTTVKRQLINGIEVTVPHAICWDLPLPCSPPYHKTGFRLRDPQRGLSGGFVTGPDKP
- a CDS encoding patatin-like phospholipase family protein; its protein translation is MPKSKPPTARSKTALILAGGGITGVVYEIGALHALDQYLGEGFTIADFDMIIGLSAGAFVGSFLANGITPEAMFAALRQDPTAPIAPFPKWDVFRPNFGEFFERALALPRTLALNAFKKLRKVAGGNPYVSVFDEVLPSGIFVNDRVESYLRHSLHRLGRTNDFRQLRRRLYVIATELDTGDRIVFGDEGHDHVPISKAVQASTAIPLFYRPVRIGRRDYVDGAMRKTLHADIAIAKGAKLIVCINPVVPLRNDIEREAVPLFEGKGRYLREKGFGYIAWQMLRVLLHSRIELGLERYKRLHPDVDIILIEPRMDDYRMFFHNIMDYEARVPMAKHGCDTAMAHLAEHFDEYASLFAHHGIQMVRPGRRIPLSVPAHRPAPPRAPAFRSDRDVSRLQASLDALAARLL
- a CDS encoding lysophospholipid acyltransferase family protein; its protein translation is MSGRIFQLPTPFRDPLRQRMFAPIKSLLERWLLFHQLDELYQEALAATGSDGHAFFEAVLAALNVRYHVLESDVARLPAAGPVIVVANHPFGGIEGIILTSLLRSVRPDAKVMANYLLGCIPEAHDYFILVDPFERPNSPQANLRPLRAALRFLAQGGAIGLFPAGEVAHWQAGKRVVTDPAWKPTLARLVRASKATVVPVYFDGRNGALFQMAGFVHPRLRTAMLPYEFLNKRNREIEVRIGHPIPWSKLKLLDDEALTEHLRQRTYLLASRTEPASRLPRALAAPLRFPKSFPKLPMPSLQRPQPVPAAIAPPRAAALLEAEIKALPETACLVRQGELTVWCAGAEHIPHVLHEIGRLREITFRAAGEGTGKALDIDSFDACYQHLFVWNQERQEIVGGYRFGQTDEILARFGKRGLYTHTLFAYRTAFLHSIGPALELGRSFVRPEYQKSYAPLMLLWKGIGRYIAQHPRYRVLFGPVSITNEYRTASRRLIVEFLKANSFQPQLARLVRPRMPFESRTLAITQTLLGLKPSPIPAADIEEVSAFVADIEPDAKGVPVLLRQYLKLGGKVLAFNIDPDFGDALDGLIMVDLLDSDLRTLERYMGRAEAAAFRAYHAEVLSCPKTRAS
- a CDS encoding acyltransferase, translating into MTDMTEALPYRKHPTALVESEHIGRGTRIWAFVHVLPGAIIGEDCNIGDHCYIESGAVVGNRVTIKNGVAVWEGVHLGDDVFLGPNVALTNDLLPRSRKPDWVCHPTYIERGATIGANATIVCRVRIGEYALVGAGSVVTKDIPAHALCFGNPAAVRGWVCRCAARLTFEGEETTCRECGDQYRQTPGGIIRIV
- a CDS encoding DegT/DnrJ/EryC1/StrS aminotransferase family protein, translating into MQIPFVDLQAQYQSLKDELDTAVLTVMRQCNFILGKEVSDFEQAFADYVGARHCVGVASGLDALKLALEAFGIGPGDEVIVPAHTFIASALAVSAVGARPVLVEVDEASFNLDPARIEAAITPRTKAIMPVHLYGQPADMAPILDIARQHNLRVIEDASQAHGARYRGQRVGTFGDAGCFSFYPGKNLGAYGDAGGLVTNDTGLAEKVRFLRNYGQEVKYKHVVKGYNLRLDTLQAAVLGVKLRHLDTWNARRAAHAAAYTHALEGVGDLQLPRVVTGDHVFHLYVIRTQRRDALQTHLNQRGIATVIHYPVPMHLQAAYADLGYGRGAFPITERLSDEILSLPMYAELTAEQQDYVIQAVKDFFA